The DNA sequence TCGGTCGTCGGGTTCCAGGACTCAAAAGAGCTCGACAACTTCGTCATCAAACTCGCCGAGCGGATCAAACGGCCGCTGACCTACAGGAGCCCCATCGTGGACGCGACCCTCCCCGACGGCTCGCGTATCAACATCGTTTACGGGACCGAGATCAGCAAGCACGGGAGCAACTTCACCATCCGTAAGGTGAACGAGGTCCCCCTGAGCATCCTGCAGGTTATCGAGAGCGGGGCGTGCAACTACATGATGGCCGCCTATCTCTGGATCTGCCTCGAGTACGGGATGTCGATGTTCGTCTCCGGCGAGACAGCAAGCGGCAAGACGACGACCTTAAACGCCCTCACGACCTTCCTCTCGCCCGAGAACAAGATCGTCACCATCGAGGATACCCCGGAACTGACGGTCCCCCACAGGAACTGGACCCGCGAGGTCGCGAAAGCCAAGGGGAAGGGTGAAGGAGAAGGCTCGGAGATCACGATGTTCGACCTCCTGAAAGCCGCCCTCCGTCAGCGCCCGAACCAGATCCTGGTCGGTGAGATCCGTGGAGTGGAAGGGTCCGTCGCCTTCTCCGCCATGCAGACCGGCCACCCCGTGATGAGCACGTTCCACGCCGCATCGGTCGAAAAATTGATCCAGCGTCTCTGCGGAGACCCGATCAACATCCCGAAGACCTACGTCGACAACTTAAACCTGGTCATCATCCAGAGCGCCGTAAAACTCCCTCAGGGCGGGACGGTACGGCGGATGCTCAGCATCAACGAACTCGTGGGCTACGACCCCGAGACCCAGGGGTTCTCCTTCATGGCGGCGTTCGTCTGGGACCCTGCGACCGACACCTTCACCTTCACCGGGAAAGGGAGCAGTTACCTCCTCGAGAACAAGATCGCAATGATGCTCGGCATCCCCGAGAACCGACGGGCCGACATCTACGACGAAGTCGACAAGCGCGCCAAAATTCTCGAGCGGCTCCACAAGGCCGGGTACACCCAGTTCTGGGACCTCTTCCACATGACCACGAAGATCAAGAAACAGGGACTGCTCACCATCGAGGTGTGACGTGTTCGAGGATGTAGCCGACCGGGTGCGAGAGGCGAACCAGGGGAAGATTCCGTTTGAGGAGCAGGCTGCATCGCTCGACGACCTCCGGCTATCCATCCTCGAGAACAAGAAGATGGAGCAGGATCTGCTCCTCATGTACACCTACATGGCCGCGATCACCACGTCGGCCGTGACCCGGCCCGAGATCTTCCAATACACCTCCGAACGGTTCGAGTACATCCCGTCGCGCTACATCGCAAAGGTGCAGCGTCTGGTCGCGGGGTGGGGCCAGAGTTACGCCGGGGGGCTCCGGGCGGTCGCCGAGCGGTGCCGGAACAGAACCCTCCAGAGCATGCTCAACCGCTACGCAAACTCCATCGACTCCGGTGTCCCGGACGACGACTTCATCGCCACGGAGTTATCGAGTATCCGGAGCATCTACCGGAACACGTTCGAGCAGGGGATCGAACTCCTCAAGAAGTGGGGCGACGCCTACATCGCGATGCTCCTTTCCGGGGCGCTCGTCGCGATCATCATCATGATATCGGTGGCCATCTACGCCCCCGACGGGATCGAATCGGCGCTGAACTCCTCCTACATGATCATCCTCGCAATATCGGTCTTCGGCCTCGTGATCATGTACCGGGCCGTTCCCGACGACCCCCGCACGCACGGGCTCCCCGGGGCCTGCTCCAAGGAGCAGGCTATCATCAGGAGACTGGAGCGCCCGGTCGCGCTGGTCGTCGCCATGATCGCACTGCTGCTCATCCTCGTCGGCGCCAACGCCGGCATCATCTTCCTGCTCGTCGGTCTGCTCCTGATGCCGCTCGGGGTCATCGGCTACATCGACGATGCCAATGTCATCAACCGGGACAACGACTTCTCCACGTTCATCCGGAGCCTCGGGTCGATCATGGGCGGGAAGGGCATCACCACCGGCGATGCGCTCCAGGAGGTGGACAGGAGGTCGCTGATCCACCTGGAGCCGTTCATCAACTCGGTCTCGTCGAAGCTGAACCTCGGACTCGATGAAGCCGGGAGCTGGAGGAAGTTCATCGGGGAGAGCGGCAGTTACCTGATCTACAAGTACATGAACATCTTCCGGGACGCGGTGGCCCTCGGCGGGTCTCCCGACGAGATAGGAAAGATCGTCGGTTCGTCGATGCTCGAGCAGGTGCTGCTCCGGAGGAAGCGCGACATGATGGTGAAGGGGTTTGTCGTCCTGCTCGTGCCGATGCACGGGGCGATGATCGCCATCTTCGTCTTCCTCTTCGAGATCCTCCTCGCCATGTCCCGTGCCGTGACGGAGGTGATGGCCCACTTCGAGGCGACCTCGGCGGCGCTCTCGGGAGGAACGTCTTCGATCGGCGGTTCCATGGGGACATCCCTGAACATCTTCGTAAACTTCCCGGAAGACACGATGCGGACCTACGTGGTGACGATCCTCTTAATGCTGACCGTTGCCAACATGCTTGCAGGAAAGATTGTCATGGGCGGCGACCGATACCTGTACTACTTCTTCGCAAGCCTGCTTGCCGTGACAACCGGCGTCATTTACATCATCGCACCGATCGTCGTGAACGCATTCTTTACCATTCCAGCATTTATGGAGGTGTAATGTGAGAGATAACCTACGTCGTCCGCTTCTGTTCCTGATCACCGTCGGTACAGGCTCCCTGATCATCCTCGTCGACGCCCCCCTTGAGGTCATCGTCGCAGGCACCGTACTCGCGGGGTTTCTCGCGCTCGTCGTCACCGGGGCGCTCGACGTTGCAGAACTGAAACCGTCGAGGCTGCGGTCCGCGCTCGCGGAGCGAAAGGAGAAGAAAAAGCAGCAGGCAGCTTCGGAAACGAAGAAACCGGAGAAAACGGCGGAAAAACCGGCCCTCGTCCGGAAACGCCCCTTCGCCGGGATCGACCTCTCCGGCATGCTCCGGACCTTCGCGGCATCGGTTCGGGAGACGATCGCCCACGCCAGTGCCCCTGAAGGTGAGAAGAAGAACCAGTTCGCGGAACTCGATGCCATGCTCGACCAGGCGGTCGAGGGCACGGTCCCCGAACCGTCCATAACCCCGGTCCCGCCGAAAGCCGGCAGGGGCGCTGCCGACCCCCTTGCCTCGCTTGCGGATCTTGACCTCGACGCGCTCGAGGGCATCGACCTCGACGGCGAAGGGTCCGGTCCCGGGACAAGGTTTGAGTCCGAGCAGATCTCTCTCCTCTCCGGGGAAGATGCGGACGCCATATCGGAGATTCTCAAGACACACCAGAGCGACCTCGACGACCTCGAACTCACATCCGACATGGATCTCGCCGGAGATACCGGCGAATCCGGCGCTGCCCTTCCACCGATCGGCGCGGAGATCCCGGAACTGCCCGGAGACGACGGCATGCCGGATATGAGCGCGCTGAATGAGGAACTCTCCGCGCTCGACGACCTGGACCTCGACGAGATCAAGGACGAGATCACGATCGAGGGCGAGGAGGAAGAAGAGGTTGACGAGGAAGAGCCCGTCAGGGACGAGGGAATCCTTGAGGAACTCGAAGGGGAGACGAAAGAAGATTTCGACATGGTCTCCTTTGCGTCCGGCGGCGCGGTCGACGACGACCTGATCACCGAACTCAAGTCCGACACCAAGAAAAAGAAGTTTGTGGAGGACATCAGCCTGGTCCGCGACCTGAAGGGAGAAAAATACCAGGCAAAAGACCTTGTAGTGGAACTCGAGGATGTCCTCGCGGCGATGAAAGCACAACGATGATGGTATCCTGCGGAATAACAGTATAGAGGAGTGACGGAGGCGGAGATGAAATCGGTTCCGGTAAAGGTCGAGCACGAAGGCAGGTGGGTCCCGACGACGATGGGCATCGGTGAGGATCGTTTCCGCATCGAGGCTCCTCTCGAGAGGGAGATCGTATACAAATCCGTGGTCGATCTCGAGAGGAAGAAGAACCAGGTGGTGATCACCGCGGGTGCCGAGGGAGAGTCGGTCTACCGTATCGCATCGGTCGAGAAGGTTCTCACGGTCTTAAAGAAGTTTATCATCATGCAGGCCAGCGCCTACCGGTTGAACGCGTTCTTCATGTCGCCCGCAATCCGCGGTGGGGTGCTCATCCAGGATGCCCGGTGGGAGAAAGGCGCGATCGCCGTCATGAAGACCGGCATCTGGTTCGTCAGCCAGGATACCCAGGTCTGCATCCCCCTTGAGGATGTAACCGGCATCGAACTCACCTCCCGCGAGATCCAGGAGAAGAATCTCGACGTCGTGAAGATCGATCACCTCAGCGAGAACGAGGTCGTGACGACTTTCGTCCTCTGCCCGATGACGACGCTCCAGGTCCTCTACAACTTCCTCAAAGAGGCGACGCACGGGACCGAGGTCAGCGAGGAGATCGACCCCCTGACCGGGCAGGTGGCCATGCTGGTCTACAGCGGGATGGATTCGAGCGCCATCGAGAACATGCTCAAACTCTCGCACAAAGATCTCGACGCCATCTACGAGAAGCTCCTCGGCATGGGGCTTGCCGAAGTACTCTACATAAGAAAGGAAGTACAATTAACCGCAAAAGGTGTCAGATACATCTCAGAAACAGTAAAATCACCATTGGATTAAATGTATTATTTCTTCAAAATAAGAAAGCATATATAACGTTTTTTCCAAATAAACAGTAAGTGGTGTTCGATGGGGAGAATTCTGATCGTCGATGATACAATGTTTATGAGAACGCTGCTGAAGAACATCCTCTTTTCCGGCGGGCACGACATCGTCGGTGAGGCAGCAGACGGGGCGGAGGCCCTTGCCAGATACCGGGAACTCAAGCCCGACCTCGTCACGATGGACGTTGTCATGCCCAACGTGAACGGGATCGAGGCACTCAAGGCCATCAAGGCCGCCGACCCGGCAGCAAAGGTCATCATGTGCACGGCAGTCGGCCAGGAGCAGATGGTCAAACTCGCCGTCAAGAGCGGTGCGAGGGGCTACATCGTCAAACCGTTCCAGGCTCCAAAAGTCCTTGAAGAAGTCAAAAACGTCCTCAGTGCGTAACCATGATACGGGTTCTGATCGTCGACGACTCGCTCTTTATCCGGACGATTCTCCGGGATCTGCTCAAAGATAGCCCGGATATAGAGGTCGTCGGGACGGCGGTCAACGGCATCGACGCCCTCGGGAAGATATCTGAGCTGAAGCCCGACGTCGTCACCCTCGACATCGAGATGCCCCGGATGGGCGGTCTTGAGGTGCTTGAAGCGCTCAGGGAGGTGAGAGCGAAGCCGAAGGTGATCGTCCTGAGCACGCTGACATCAAAGCAGGCCGATATGACCCACCGGGCACTTCGGCTCGGGGCAGACGACTTCATGCTCAAACCGAGGGATGTC is a window from the Methanoculleus oceani genome containing:
- a CDS encoding type II/IV secretion system ATPase subunit: MGSALEATVTLPFEPEFIDEGNDCYNNVESCALYRMLPANARDYVKASPHLLEYLHILPVNTVGIPLFLSELKRDLKSMENPNIIYPVNETTFVHIFPDPNDVRNWYIPIEPAFLHSVKEILPAIEEKLIDMIDALDEEPVTEQARIEVLRNFIRQLVYVQKPGEVIDESLLAGSSSKDLKVRIKAFLTSEIGASAKPQASEHPALADGRLILSQQEYKALEYMIIRDKIEMGTLKPFLSDQYIEDITCDGVGPIFIEHKIFKGLKSVVGFQDSKELDNFVIKLAERIKRPLTYRSPIVDATLPDGSRINIVYGTEISKHGSNFTIRKVNEVPLSILQVIESGACNYMMAAYLWICLEYGMSMFVSGETASGKTTTLNALTTFLSPENKIVTIEDTPELTVPHRNWTREVAKAKGKGEGEGSEITMFDLLKAALRQRPNQILVGEIRGVEGSVAFSAMQTGHPVMSTFHAASVEKLIQRLCGDPINIPKTYVDNLNLVIIQSAVKLPQGGTVRRMLSINELVGYDPETQGFSFMAAFVWDPATDTFTFTGKGSSYLLENKIAMMLGIPENRRADIYDEVDKRAKILERLHKAGYTQFWDLFHMTTKIKKQGLLTIEV
- the flaJ gene encoding archaellar assembly protein FlaJ — protein: MFEDVADRVREANQGKIPFEEQAASLDDLRLSILENKKMEQDLLLMYTYMAAITTSAVTRPEIFQYTSERFEYIPSRYIAKVQRLVAGWGQSYAGGLRAVAERCRNRTLQSMLNRYANSIDSGVPDDDFIATELSSIRSIYRNTFEQGIELLKKWGDAYIAMLLSGALVAIIIMISVAIYAPDGIESALNSSYMIILAISVFGLVIMYRAVPDDPRTHGLPGACSKEQAIIRRLERPVALVVAMIALLLILVGANAGIIFLLVGLLLMPLGVIGYIDDANVINRDNDFSTFIRSLGSIMGGKGITTGDALQEVDRRSLIHLEPFINSVSSKLNLGLDEAGSWRKFIGESGSYLIYKYMNIFRDAVALGGSPDEIGKIVGSSMLEQVLLRRKRDMMVKGFVVLLVPMHGAMIAIFVFLFEILLAMSRAVTEVMAHFEATSAALSGGTSSIGGSMGTSLNIFVNFPEDTMRTYVVTILLMLTVANMLAGKIVMGGDRYLYYFFASLLAVTTGVIYIIAPIVVNAFFTIPAFMEV
- a CDS encoding CheF family chemotaxis protein, coding for MKSVPVKVEHEGRWVPTTMGIGEDRFRIEAPLEREIVYKSVVDLERKKNQVVITAGAEGESVYRIASVEKVLTVLKKFIIMQASAYRLNAFFMSPAIRGGVLIQDARWEKGAIAVMKTGIWFVSQDTQVCIPLEDVTGIELTSREIQEKNLDVVKIDHLSENEVVTTFVLCPMTTLQVLYNFLKEATHGTEVSEEIDPLTGQVAMLVYSGMDSSAIENMLKLSHKDLDAIYEKLLGMGLAEVLYIRKEVQLTAKGVRYISETVKSPLD
- a CDS encoding response regulator codes for the protein MGRILIVDDTMFMRTLLKNILFSGGHDIVGEAADGAEALARYRELKPDLVTMDVVMPNVNGIEALKAIKAADPAAKVIMCTAVGQEQMVKLAVKSGARGYIVKPFQAPKVLEEVKNVLSA